Proteins encoded by one window of Tunturibacter psychrotolerans:
- a CDS encoding amino acid permease, giving the protein MKKTLGPVSLTALGIGAVIGSGIFTVVGTAIAGEKFDTTSILRAPVLDYLIHHSALAGRPGAGPALAISLVLVAIVCGLTGLCYAELASMIPIAGSAYTYTYATLGELVAWIIGWDLILEYAGSNMAVSVGFAAHMVDLLDWFGFHPALRWISPAFLPGGLQDLQGHDLYPPGWHFGFDWPAFLVVMLLTVVLVRGIRESARTNNIMVLLKLAAILLFIFAGAHFIKPTLYHPYSPNGWSGVLTGGSIIFFTYIGFDSVSTAAEECRCPQKDVPIGIIATLVICTILYIGVATILTGLVPWQSMVDDAAPVVNALKKLSLEPGGHSLHWVRLAVLLGAMMGMISSILVFQLGQSRVWFAMSRDRLLPAVFGKVHSRFRTPAVATWVAGIVVGVPAGLLDIGTLTDLSNIGTLFAFALVSIGVIILRYREPERKRRFRVPFGPVIPVLSVAFCVLLMMGLPIITWMRFFVWLGIGLLIYFFYSRKRSEFYIPKV; this is encoded by the coding sequence TTGAAGAAGACGCTTGGTCCGGTCTCATTAACTGCACTGGGTATCGGTGCGGTGATTGGGTCAGGCATTTTTACAGTAGTAGGGACCGCGATTGCGGGTGAGAAGTTCGACACCACGTCGATTCTACGAGCCCCGGTGTTGGACTATCTGATTCACCACTCAGCGCTGGCGGGACGCCCTGGCGCGGGACCTGCGCTCGCGATCTCGCTGGTGCTGGTTGCGATCGTCTGCGGTCTAACTGGACTCTGCTACGCGGAGTTGGCGTCGATGATCCCGATCGCGGGATCAGCTTACACGTATACCTATGCGACCTTGGGAGAGCTTGTTGCCTGGATCATCGGGTGGGATCTGATCCTGGAATATGCGGGCAGTAACATGGCGGTGTCCGTCGGATTTGCCGCGCATATGGTGGATCTGCTGGACTGGTTTGGATTCCATCCGGCGCTGCGCTGGATATCGCCTGCCTTTCTGCCAGGTGGTCTGCAGGACCTACAGGGACACGATTTGTATCCGCCTGGTTGGCACTTCGGCTTCGACTGGCCAGCGTTTCTGGTTGTCATGCTTCTTACTGTGGTATTGGTGCGCGGAATTCGCGAGTCCGCCAGGACCAATAACATCATGGTGCTGCTGAAACTCGCCGCGATTTTGCTGTTCATCTTCGCTGGCGCGCACTTCATCAAGCCGACGCTCTATCATCCTTACTCGCCGAACGGCTGGTCGGGCGTTCTGACAGGTGGTTCGATCATCTTCTTCACCTACATCGGGTTCGATTCGGTATCGACCGCGGCGGAGGAGTGCAGGTGTCCCCAGAAGGATGTCCCGATCGGGATCATCGCGACGCTGGTCATCTGCACGATCCTGTATATAGGTGTGGCGACGATTCTGACCGGGCTGGTGCCTTGGCAGAGCATGGTGGATGATGCTGCTCCGGTGGTGAATGCGCTGAAGAAGCTGTCGCTCGAGCCGGGAGGACATAGTCTGCATTGGGTGAGGCTGGCTGTGCTGCTCGGCGCGATGATGGGGATGATCTCGTCGATCCTGGTGTTTCAGCTGGGGCAGTCGAGAGTATGGTTCGCCATGTCGCGTGACCGGCTGCTGCCTGCGGTCTTCGGGAAGGTGCATTCGCGGTTCCGGACTCCAGCGGTTGCGACTTGGGTGGCTGGAATCGTGGTCGGAGTTCCTGCAGGGTTGCTCGACATCGGGACGCTGACGGATCTGTCGAACATCGGGACGTTGTTCGCGTTTGCTCTGGTCTCGATTGGGGTGATCATTCTGCGGTATCGTGAACCGGAGAGAAAACGGCGCTTTCGGGTTCCGTTTGGGCCTGTGATTCCGGTGCTTTCGGTGGCGTTCTGTGTGCTGCTGATGATGGGATTGCCGATCATCACGTGGATGCGGTTCTTCGTGTGGCTTGGAATTGGGTTGCTGATCTACTTCTTCTACAGCCGAAAGCGTAGTGAGTTTTACATACCCAAAGTTTAG
- the add gene encoding adenosine deaminase, with the protein MARKQTKQDAEIDVVEWLRKLPKVELHLHLEGTIQLDTLLELSKRHDAEPLTVEEAKKLYIYENFLGFMDSFKAVSARLKGPDDYELITYNMIRDLAAQGVVHAEVYISFGIIYYWKNQEVEPYAEAMERGRVRGEKDFGTTVYWLIDAVRHFGAEEAVKVFRKAAELRKLYPSIVGIGIGGDEARGSADIFKESYAEAKAAGLRLTAHAGETIGPESIWAAINIGAERVGHALSAQHDAELLEVLAERQIPLELNVTSNIRTGCCKSFDEHPVKDYFESGLMVTINSDDPPMFGSNLLEEYVLVQSRFEFSLEQMRELAANAVEASFLPPERKLDLLRRVEQYGH; encoded by the coding sequence ATGGCGCGCAAACAGACGAAACAAGACGCTGAGATTGACGTCGTTGAGTGGCTGCGAAAGCTGCCGAAGGTCGAGCTGCATTTGCATCTCGAGGGAACCATTCAGCTGGATACTTTGCTCGAGTTGAGCAAGCGGCATGATGCGGAGCCGTTGACGGTTGAAGAAGCCAAGAAGCTCTATATTTATGAGAATTTTCTTGGTTTCATGGACTCGTTCAAGGCTGTTTCGGCTCGTTTGAAGGGGCCGGACGACTATGAGCTGATTACTTACAACATGATTCGGGATCTGGCGGCGCAGGGCGTGGTGCATGCCGAGGTGTATATCTCGTTCGGGATTATCTACTACTGGAAGAACCAGGAGGTGGAACCGTACGCTGAGGCGATGGAGCGCGGCCGGGTGCGGGGCGAGAAGGATTTTGGGACGACCGTCTACTGGCTTATCGATGCGGTGCGGCACTTCGGGGCGGAGGAAGCCGTGAAGGTGTTTCGGAAGGCCGCCGAGTTGCGGAAGCTGTATCCGAGCATTGTTGGGATCGGTATTGGTGGGGATGAGGCGCGGGGGAGTGCGGATATCTTCAAGGAGTCGTATGCGGAGGCCAAGGCGGCCGGGTTGCGGCTGACGGCTCACGCAGGCGAGACGATCGGGCCGGAGAGTATCTGGGCGGCGATCAACATCGGAGCGGAGCGGGTTGGGCATGCTCTTTCTGCTCAGCATGACGCGGAGTTGCTGGAGGTGCTGGCGGAGAGACAGATTCCGCTGGAGCTGAACGTGACCAGCAACATTCGGACTGGCTGTTGCAAGAGCTTCGACGAACATCCCGTGAAGGATTACTTCGAGTCAGGGCTGATGGTGACGATCAACTCGGACGATCCTCCGATGTTCGGGAGCAACCTGCTCGAGGAGTACGTGTTGGTGCAGAGTCGATTCGAGTTTTCACTGGAGCAGATGCGGGAGCTGGCGGCGAACGCCGTGGAGGCTAGCTTTCTGCCGCCTGAGCGCAAGCTGGATCTGTTGCGGCGTGTAGAGCAATACGGGCACTGA